One stretch of Prunus persica cultivar Lovell chromosome G1, Prunus_persica_NCBIv2, whole genome shotgun sequence DNA includes these proteins:
- the LOC18793947 gene encoding 2-hydroxyisoflavanone dehydratase: MASITKELAFKGFPFIRIYQDGKVERLIESPHVPPSDQDPETGVSSKDITISHNPSISARLYLPNLPQNQTQKLPILVYFHGGAFCIESAFSLHAHCFLNRLVSEAQVAAVSVEYRLAPENPLPLAYEDSWAALQWVASHSNNQELDGKKDPWLAKFGDFDRLYIGGDSAGGNIAHNLAMKAGLERLCGGVKVLGAFLSHPYFWGSKPIRSEPKGEDFEKTLEYKAWDVVYPSAPGGIDNPMVNPAGEGAPSLAGLGCSKLLMCVAGKDQLRDRGVWYCDLVRESGWKGEVELFEVEGEEHCFHLGSETETENVKKLLKRLASFLV; encoded by the coding sequence aTGGCTTCCATCACCAAAGAATTAGCCTTCAAGGGCTTTCCTTTCATCAGAATCTACCAAGATGGAAAAGTTGAACGCCTCATAGAGTCTCCACATGTGCCCCCATCTGATCAAGACCCAGAAACTGGTGTCTCCTCCAAAGACATCACAATCTCGCACAACCCCAGCATCTCAGCTCGCCTTTACCTCCCAAATCTCcctcaaaaccaaacccaaaaGCTCCCCATCTTGGTTTACTTCCATGGTGGAGCATTTTGCATTGAGTCAGCCTTCTCACTCCATGCCCATTGTTTTCTCAACCGCTTGGTCTCAGAAGCCCAAGTTGCAGCTGTCTCTGTTGAGTACAGGCTTGCCCCAGAAAACCCACTCCCTCTTGCTTATGAAGATTCCTGGGCTGCTCTTCAATGGGTTGCTTCTCACTCAAACAACCAAGAATTAGATGGCAAAAAAGACCCATGGCTAGCCAAATTTGGAGATTTTGACAGATTGTACATTGGTGGTGATAGTGCAGGTGGCAATATTGCACATAATTTGGCTATGAAGGCAGGACTGGAGAGATTGTGTGGGGGTGTGAAAGTTTTGGGTGCATTTCTGTCCCACCCTTATTTTTGGGGATCCAAGCCAATTCGGTCAGAGCCTAAAGGAGAAGACTTTGAGAAGACTCTGGAGTATAAAGCTTGGGACGTTGTTTATCCATCAGCTCCTGGAGGGATTGATAATCCAATGGTGAATCCAGCGGGTGAGGGTGCACCGAGCCTGGCTGGACTCGGGTGCTCTAAGCTGCTTATGTGTGTTGCAGGCAAGGATCAGCTGAGGGATCGAGGGGTTTGGTATTGTGATTTGGTGAGGGAAAGTGGGTGGAAAGGAGAAGTGGAGCTGTTTGAAGTGGAAGGAGAGGAACATTGCTTTCATCTCGGGAGTGAGACTGAGACAGAGAATGTTAAGAAACTGCTCAAACGCTTGGCTTCTTTTCTTGTCTAG
- the LOC18789154 gene encoding 2-hydroxyisoflavanone dehydratase, producing the protein MTSTTAKEIASEFLPRIRIYKDGTVERLLGSPYVPPSPHDPQTRVSSKDLTFSHNPNISARLYLPNVPQNQTQKLPILVYFHGGAFCIESAFSFLDHRYLNRLVSEAQVIAVSVEYRLAPENPLPIAYEDCWAALQWVTSHANNEELDDNKEPWLLNYGDFDRLYIGGDSAGGNIAHNLAMKVGAESISGAVKILGAFLSHSYFWGSKPIGSEPKGEDFEKTMEYKVWDFVYPSAPGGIDNPMVNPAGEGAPSLAGLGCSKLLVCVAGKDQLRDRGVWYCDLVRESGWKGEVELFEVEGEDHCFHIFSETETENVKKMIKRLASFLV; encoded by the coding sequence ATGACTTCCACCACCGCGAAAGAAATAGCCTCCGAATTCCTTCCTCGCATCAGAATCTACAAAGATGGCACAGTGGAACGCCTTCTGGGCTCTCCCTATGTGCCCCCTTCTCCTCATGACCCACAAACCAGAGTCTCCTCTAAAGACTTAACTTTTTCACACAACCCCAACATCTCTGCTCGACTTTACCTCCCAAATGTCcctcaaaaccaaacccaaaaGCTACCCATCTTGGTTTACTTCCATGGTGGAGCATTTTGCATTGAATCTGCCTTCTCGTTCCTTGACCACCGTTATCTCAACCGCTTGGTCTCAGAAGCCCAAGTTATAGCTGTCTCTGTTGAGTACAGACTTGCCCCAGAGAACCCACTTCCTATTGCTTATGAAGATTGCTGGGCTGCGCTTCAATGGGTCACTTCTCACGCAAACAACGAAGAATTAGATGATAACAAAGAACCATGGTTACTCAACTATGGAGATTTTGATAGATTGTACATTGGTGGTGATAGTGCAGGTGGCAATATTGCACATAACTTGGCTATGAAGGTAGGGGCTGAGAGCATTTCTGGTGCTGTGAAAATTTTGGGTGCATTTCTGTCCCACTCTTACTTTTGGGGTTCCAAGCCAATTGGGTCAGAGCCTAAAGGTGAAGACTTTGAGAAGACTATGGAGTATAAAGTTTGGGACTTTGTTTATCCATCAGCTCCTGGAGGGATTGATAATCCAATGGTGAATCCAGCAGGTGAGGGTGCCCCGAGCCTGGCTGGACTCGGGTGCTCTAAGCTGCTTGTGTGTGTTGCAGGCAAGGATCAGCTGAGGGATCGAGGTGTTTGGTATTGTGATTTGGTGAGGGAAAGTGGGTGGAAAGGAGAAGTGGAGCTGTTTGAAGTGGAAGGAGAGGACCATTGCTTTCATATCTTTAGTGAGACTGAGACGGAGAATGTTAAGAAAATGATCAAACGCTTGGCTTCTTTTCTTGTCTAG
- the LOC18789130 gene encoding ARM REPEAT PROTEIN INTERACTING WITH ABF2 — protein MELQRRQDQNHPERKGQKRKLEEEIGDEREISVKSGEARKALLSEVSEQVKVLNSTFSWSEADRASAKRATHVLAELAKNEEVVNVIVEGGAVPALVKHLQAPPLSEGDRSSKPYEHEVEKGSAFALGLLAVKPEHQQLIVDTGALAHLVDLLKRHKDSPVSRALYSVIRRAADAITNLAHENSSIKTRVRIEGGIPPLVELLEFADTKVQRAAAGALRTLAFKNDENKNQIVECNALPTLILMLRSEDAAIHYEAVGVIGNLVHSSPNIKKEVLLAGALQPVIGLLSSCCSESQREAALLLGQFAATDSDCKVHIVQRGAVRPLIEMLQSPDVQLREMSAFALGRLAQDTNNQAGIAHNGGLLPLLKLLDSKNGSLQHNAAFTLYGLADNEDNVSDFIRVGGVQKLQDGEFIFQATKDCVTKTLKRLEEKIHGRVLSHLLYLMRVAERVVQKRVALAFAHLCSPDDLRTIFIDNNGLELLLGLLGSTAHKQQLDAAMALYKLANKAMTLSPVDAAPPSPTPQVYLGEQYVNNPTLSDVIFLVEGRRFYAHRICLLASSDAFRAMFDGGYREKDARDIEIPNIRWEVFELMMRFIYTGSVDITLDIAQDLLRAADQYLLEGLKRLCEYTIAQDVSLENVSNMYELSEAFHAMSLRHTCILFILEQFEKLSARPGHSHLIMRIIPEICTYFTKALTKPNPHNLRL, from the exons ATGGAGTTGCAGAGGCGCCAGGATCAGAACCACCCGGAGAGGAAGGGGCAAAAGCGGAAACTGGAGGAAGAAATCGGAGACGAACGAGAGATCTCGGTGAAGTCCGGCGAAGCCAGAAAGGCCCTGCTCAGCGAGGTCAGCGAGCAGGTGAAGGTCCTCAACTCTACGTTCTCTTGGAGCGAAGCCGATCGAGCGTCGGCTAAGCGCGCCACGCACGTCCTCGCCGAGCTCGCTAAGAACG AGGAGGTAGTGAACGTGATCGTTGAAGGCGGTGCGGTTCCGGCTCTGGTGAAGCATCTTCAAGCGCCGCCTTTAAGCGAAGGAGACCGGAGTTCGAAGCCGTACGAACACGAGGTCGAGAAGGGAAGTGCCTTTGCACTAGGCCTTCTCGCAGTTAAG CCTGAGCATCAACAACTCATCGTTGACACTGGTGCATTGGCTCATCTTGTGGATTTGTTGAAGAGGCACAAGGATAGTCCTGTATCCAGGGCTTTGTATAGCGTCATTCGTAGAGCTGCTGATGCCATCACCAACCTTGCTCATGAAAACAGCAGCATTAAAACACGTGTCAG AATAGAAGGCGGAATTCCACCTTTAGTTGAGTTGCTTGAATTTGCTGATACCAAGGTGCAAAGGGCAGCTGCTGGAGCACTACGAACCCTGGCATTTAAAAATGACGAGAATAAGAATCAA ATTGTCGAATGCAATGCTCTTCCTACCCTCATTCTAATGCTTCGGTCTGAGGATGCTGCCATACATTATGAAGCG GTTGGTGTTATTGGAAATCTGGTACACTCAtctccaaacataaagaaagaagTTCTTCTTGCGGGAGCTTTACAACCTGTTATTGGATTGCTTAG TTCTTGCTGCTCTGAGAGCCAAAGAGAGGCAGCTTTATTACTTGGGCAATTTGCTGCAACTGATTCAGATTGCAAG GTTCACATTGTACAGAGGGGTGCTGTCCGACCTTTGATTGAGATGCTTCAATCCCCTGACGTACAACTGAGGGAGATGTCAGCTTTTGCATTGGGGCGATTGGCACAG GACACAAACAACCAAGCTGGTATTGCTCATAATGGTGGTTTATTGCCATTGCTGAAGCTTCTTGATTCAAAAAATGGGTCTTTGCAACATAATGCTGCATTTACTCTTTATGGCCTTGCAGATAATGAG GATAATGTGTCCGATTTTATTAGGGTTGGAGGTGTTCAGAAGCTGCAGGATGgagaatttatttttcaa GCAACAAAGGATTGCGTGaccaaaacattgaaaagatTAGAGGAGAAGATTCATGGACGA GTTTTGTCCCATTTGTTATATTTGATGCGTGTAGCAGAGAGGGTTGTCCAGAAACGTGTTGCTTTGGCTTTTGCTCATCTTTGTTCCCCAGATGATTTGAGAACAATATTCATTGACAACAATG GGCTGGAGTTGCTTCTTGGGCTTCTTGGCTCTACTGCCCATAAACAGCAACTTGATGCTGCTATGGCTTTGTATAAGTTGGCCAACAAAGCCATGACTCTTTCTCCTGTGGATGCAGCTCCCCCATCTCCGACACCACAG GTCTATCTAGGGGAGCAGTATGTAAACAATCCCACACTGTCCGATGTCATATTTTTAGTTGAAG GTAGACGGTTCTATGCTCACAGAATTTGCCTGCTTGCTTCTTCAGATGCATTTCGTGCAATGTTTGATGGTGGTTACCGG GAGAAGGATGCAAGGGACATAGAGATACCAAATATTAGATGGGAGGTTTTCGAGTTGATGATGAG ATTTATATACACTGGATCAGTGGACATTACTCTCGATATTGCTCAAGATCTCCTCAGAGCTGCAGATCAGTATCTTCTGGAGGGACTGAAGCGGCTTTGTGAGTATACAATAGCACAG GACGTATCATTGGAGAATGTTTCAAACATGTATGAACTTTCAGAAGCCTTCCATGCAATGTCATTAAGGCACACGtgcattttgtttattttggagCAGTTTGAAAAATTGAGTGCCAGACCAGG GCACTCTCATTTGATCATGCGTATAATACCCGAGATCTGCACTTACTTTACTAAAGCGCTTACTAAGCCTAACCCACATAATTTGCGGCTATAA